TCGGTCATGCACTGGGTGTACAGGGCCAGGAGATCATTCACAAAATTCCGCTACACGAACTGGATCGGATCGAAGGGTACGGCAATCTGTCACTGATCTATGTACCGAAGAACACCGATGATGCCCTGCGTCGCCGATCCTTCGCACGTTTGCATGAGATCGTGAATATTCTTCGCAGCCCGGGTGGCTGTCCATGGGATCAGGAGCAGACGCATCAGTCCATTCGCAAAAACCTGATTGAAGAGACGTATGAAGTCATTGAGACAATCGATGAGGATGACCCTGACCATATGAAAGAAGAGCTGGGTGATCTGTTGCTGCAGATTTTATTGCATTCCCAGATGGAAGAAGAAGTGGGCACATTTAATGTGTATGATGTCATCGAAGGGTTGAATGATAAGCTGATCTTCCGCCATCCACATGTTTTTGGCGATAATCAGGCAGCAGATGCGAATGAAGCTCTTCAGAACTGGGAACAGATGAAGGCAGAGGAGAAGAAGCGTAAGGGCCAGGATCAGCAGAAGGTTTCCGTGCTGGATGGTATACCGCGTGACTTGCCTGCATTGATGAAGGGATACAAGTTACAGAAGAAAGCAGCCAAAGTTGGCTTTGACTGGGATGATGTTGAAGGTGTGTTTGCCAAGATCGAGGAAGAACTGGCGGAGTTGAAAGAAGCAGTGCAACAAGGCCAGTCTGCGGAAGAACGGAAGCTGGAACTGGGGGATTTATTATTCGCAGCCGCGAACGTTGCAAGATTCATCGATACGGACCCGGAAGAGGCACTTGCTGCGACGAACCGCAAATTCATTGGGCGTTTCCAGTACATTGAGGAGCGTCTTCGTGAACAGGGAAGAACACCAGCAGATAGCAATGTAGAAGAGATGGAGCAGTTCTGGCAGGATGCGAAGAAGGCAGGATTATAACCGGTTCAATTTTCTGGAAAATACCGATTAGCCTTATTCCATCATACTATGCAGTGTGTTATGATATACGAACATGTGTTCATCTGAATTAATTGGGGTTGGTGTTTAGCGACAGATGGTTTCGGGTACTGGTCTTAGACTGTTGCCTGCGGACCATCGACAAAAAGCTAAAAAAAGTCGCGGACCAAGGCAGGATTTCAGATGCCAAGCCAGAATACATGTGTAGTGACCTAACGCGAATCAGCGGCAATCAATGTATTGTCATGGATCGCAGATACTTTTTTTTCAATTTGGGAGGCTTTTAAAAATGAACAAAACAGATCTGATTAACAACATTTCAACCAAAAGTGGTTTGACTAAAAAAGACGTTGAGTCCGTATTGAACGGCTTTTTGGGAGAAATTACAGATGCACTTGCCAGCGGAGACAAAGTACAATTGATCGGCTTTGGCACTTTTGAGACCCGCAAACGTTCCGGTCGTACCGGACGTAACCCACAAACAGGGAATGAAATCGTGATTCCTGAGTCCACTGTTCCTGCATTCAAAGCAGGCAACAAACTTAAAGAAGCCGTAAAATAATGCGTCTTGATAAATTCCTGAAGGTCTCCCGGCTAATCAAACGCCGCACTGTGGCCAAGGACGTCTCTGAACAGGGACGTGTTCTGGTGAACGGACGTGAAGCGAAGCCCAGCGCCAATGTCAAAGTAGGCGATGAGTTGACGGTTCAGTTCGGTCAGAAACTGGTCACCGTGAAGGTGGAACGAATTGCCGAGAGTACCAAGAAGGATGAGGCGAGCAGCCTCTACACCTTGGTGAAGGAAGAGCCGATCGCCAAGGATAACGGGATGAACTGGTAACAGTACATCTGGTATTGAATATTCATTCAATGCAAGTTGAATCGAAACGTCCTCCTGTAACAAGGGAGGGCGTTTTTGTTTTTACTGGATGCCGGGTTATTTGTTCAACAACGCTGGTTCTAATCCAACCTCCACATCCATAAGCTAGGTGTAAGAAGGAGGGGTACATGCCATGGTTGAGCACGGTAAGGCCAAACAGCATCATCTGAGCATGCAGAATCGGAAACTGCTGGATCTGACGGGTGTCACCAACGTGGAGAGCTTCGACAGTGAGGAATTTTTGCTGCAGACTGAACTTGGGCATCTGACCATCCGGGGGCACAATTTACATATCAAAAACCTGAGCCTGGAGGAAGGCCTCTTATCCATTGAAGGCACTGTCAGTTCTCTGCAATATCTGGACCCCGGTTCCCAGAACAAGAATAGTAAAGGCCTGTTCGGCAAGATGTTCCGATGAGTCCGGATACTCAATGGATCACATTGATGTGGATGCTTACTTCGGGGGTCGTGATGGGAATGGCCTACGACAGTTACCGGGTACTGTCCGGACAGCTGCGGTTTCCGAGATGGAGTATTCACACGCTCGATCTGTTGTACTGGGTTGCTTCCGCGCTGTTCGTTTTTCGGATGCTATACGCCGGAAACCACGGACAGTTGCGGTTTTATGTCTTTTTGGGGCTGATTATAGGGGTTTGCTTCTATTTTTGG
The window above is part of the Paenibacillus sp. 1781tsa1 genome. Proteins encoded here:
- a CDS encoding HU family DNA-binding protein, with the protein product MNKTDLINNISTKSGLTKKDVESVLNGFLGEITDALASGDKVQLIGFGTFETRKRSGRTGRNPQTGNEIVIPESTVPAFKAGNKLKEAVK
- the mazG gene encoding nucleoside triphosphate pyrophosphohydrolase, with product MSAALTIVGLGSGDADQLTVGIIKKMKHAATLYVRTMDHPVLNDLKQEGLEMTSFDAIYEAKSSFPEVYDEIANQLIEAARKGEAGTEIVYAVPGHPMVAEASVRLLKERCPQMGISLRVMGGESFLDEAFIRLGFDPIEGFQLLDASSLNTELVQPQLHTLIGQVYDVFTASDVKLCLMEVYPDDYPVFVGHALGVQGQEIIHKIPLHELDRIEGYGNLSLIYVPKNTDDALRRRSFARLHEIVNILRSPGGCPWDQEQTHQSIRKNLIEETYEVIETIDEDDPDHMKEELGDLLLQILLHSQMEEEVGTFNVYDVIEGLNDKLIFRHPHVFGDNQAADANEALQNWEQMKAEEKKRKGQDQQKVSVLDGIPRDLPALMKGYKLQKKAAKVGFDWDDVEGVFAKIEEELAELKEAVQQGQSAEERKLELGDLLFAAANVARFIDTDPEEALAATNRKFIGRFQYIEERLREQGRTPADSNVEEMEQFWQDAKKAGL
- the yabP gene encoding sporulation protein YabP, producing MVEHGKAKQHHLSMQNRKLLDLTGVTNVESFDSEEFLLQTELGHLTIRGHNLHIKNLSLEEGLLSIEGTVSSLQYLDPGSQNKNSKGLFGKMFR
- a CDS encoding RNA-binding S4 domain-containing protein, yielding MRLDKFLKVSRLIKRRTVAKDVSEQGRVLVNGREAKPSANVKVGDELTVQFGQKLVTVKVERIAESTKKDEASSLYTLVKEEPIAKDNGMNW